In a genomic window of Veillonellaceae bacterium:
- a CDS encoding diaminopimelate dehydrogenase, translating to MKQKIRIGIVGYGNLGKGAELAIGNQPDMELVAIFSRRKLDRTLSGVPAVSVDDAAQYKDKIDVMLLCGGSATDLVEQGPHFAALFNTVDSFDTHAKIPEYFAAIDSAAKAAGKAATISVGWDPGLFSLNRLLAGAILPQGTDYTFWGKGVSQGHSDAIRRIPGVKDAKQYTIPKDEIINAVRAGQSPTVTAKESHLRDCYVVAEEGADLKTIETAIKTMPNYFAGYETHVHFLSAEEFRQNHSAIPHGGFVFRIGQTSQGTNHIYEFALKLGSNPEFTSCVLTAYARATFRLAAHGFAGAATVFDIPYAWLSPKSGEELRRQLL from the coding sequence ATGAAACAGAAAATCCGCATAGGCATTGTAGGCTATGGAAACCTTGGTAAAGGCGCTGAACTGGCTATCGGCAACCAGCCCGACATGGAACTTGTTGCTATATTCTCGCGCCGCAAACTTGACAGGACATTAAGCGGCGTTCCCGCAGTATCAGTTGATGACGCTGCTCAATATAAAGATAAAATCGACGTTATGCTGCTATGCGGCGGCTCGGCAACCGACCTTGTAGAGCAAGGGCCGCACTTCGCAGCTTTGTTCAATACAGTCGACAGTTTCGATACCCATGCTAAAATTCCCGAATACTTTGCCGCTATCGATTCGGCCGCCAAAGCCGCCGGTAAAGCTGCTACAATCTCAGTTGGATGGGACCCTGGGCTTTTTTCGCTTAACCGACTGCTGGCCGGCGCTATTCTGCCGCAAGGCACCGATTATACTTTCTGGGGCAAAGGCGTCAGCCAAGGCCATTCGGACGCAATTCGCCGTATCCCCGGGGTTAAAGACGCTAAACAGTACACGATCCCGAAAGACGAAATCATTAATGCGGTACGGGCAGGTCAGTCTCCAACTGTTACAGCTAAGGAGTCACATCTTCGGGACTGCTACGTCGTTGCCGAGGAGGGTGCCGACCTTAAAACGATTGAAACCGCCATCAAAACAATGCCCAACTACTTCGCCGGCTATGAAACTCATGTGCATTTTCTCTCAGCGGAAGAGTTTCGGCAGAACCATTCCGCAATCCCGCACGGTGGTTTCGTATTCCGTATCGGCCAAACCAGTCAAGGCACTAACCATATCTATGAATTTGCGCTTAAACTTGGCAGCAACCCCGAATTCACTTCCTGCGTCTTAACGGCTTATGCTCGGGCAACCTTCCGTTTGGCCGCTCATGGTTTTGCCGGGGCAGCAACGGTATTTGATATCCCATACGCATGGCTTTCACCAAAATCCGGTGAAGAATTACGCCGCCAGCTTCTTTAG